The sequence below is a genomic window from Nicotiana tomentosiformis chromosome 6, ASM39032v3, whole genome shotgun sequence.
cttgggtttCAACAACGAGATGGCAAGACTCTtcatcaagcttgggaaagatacaagacgctactcagagactgcccacatcattgtctgactgatgaggtgttgggtcacactttcgttgatgggttagacgaggcatcaaagatgaatcttgactcagcatgtgggggtagttgcatggcaagaccatATAGTGAGATCCAAATCCTACTAaacaatttcactgctaatgataatAATTGGGAAGGAGATGGGGAACCACGAAGAGCACTTAAACAAAAGGCAGCATGTGTGATcgagcttgatgatttctcagccACGAGGGCAGATATAGCGAGAttagcaaatcagatgaataagaTGACAATGCACCAAGCACAACAGATGCGGCATGTGCAACAGATGTCTACTTGCCCCGTGAAACCTGAATCAATCTACTATGTGGGGAAACAAGCTAGAGGGCCGATGAATCAAAATGCTCAATATGATAACACATACAATCCGAaatggaggaatcatcctaacttctcttggggtggaaatcAGAACATCAGGCCTCAAGCGAATTATAATCGTCCACCTCAACCTCCACAGCACTCAGAAGAGAGTTTGACTAACATGATGAAAAATCTCTTCCTAGACAATTAGAAAGTTATGGCTAAGAATCAACAATTGCGCACAGAGTTCAaaaatctagagaggcagtttggGAAAATGGCTAACAATCAGAATATTAGACCTGTTGGAGCTCTCCCAAGTAATACAGAGAAAAATCCTCAAGTCAATACAGTGATGTTGAAAAATGGGAGAGAGTTAGTCGAAGTGCCTAAGAAGAAAATAGAGCAGTCTGGgctcgaagaagaaagagtgcCAAAAAGGTAGATAAGAGAAACAAAATAGAGTTTGAGCAAATATCAGAGTGGGTGCCACCACATGTTACACAAATATTTAGATATGCTAAAGCAGATATACTTGAACATCCCTTTGGCGGACATGATCCGTGAGGTcccaaaatatgcaaaatatattAAGGATATATTGGCAAATAAGAGGAGGTTAACTGAATTTGAGACCGGCACACTTATTCAGGAGTGCACTTCCAGGATTCAACATAAGCTTccacaaaagcttaaggatccgggTAGTTTTACTATCCCCCAGAGGATTGGTAAAATTGATGTGGGAagagccttgtgtgatttgggtgaaAGTATCAATCTGATGGTGTTGTCAGTGTTCAAACAATTGGGATTAGGAGCTCCGAGACCCACCACGGTGCTGCTACAGTTAGCTGACAGATCTTCAATTTATCCTAAGGGGGTAATTGAGGACGTCTTGCTGCAGATTGGGAAGTTTATTTTCCCTGCAGATTTTATCATCCTGGACTACGAGGCTGATGAGTTAGTTCCTATCATCTTGGGATGACCTCTTTTGGCCACTGGAGATGCCATTATCAAAGTCCGAGAAGGTAAGATGATCCTGAGGGTGGACAATAAAGAAGCGGCCTTCAATGTATATCGAGCCATTTAGTTGCCTCA
It includes:
- the LOC138894702 gene encoding uncharacterized protein; amino-acid sequence: MLKQIYLNIPLADMIREVPKYAKYIKDILANKRRLTEFETGTLIQECTSRIQHKLPQKLKDPGSFTIPQRIGKIDVGRALCDLGESINLMVLSVFKQLGLGAPRPTTVLLQLADRSSIYPKGVIEDVLLQIGKFIFPADFIILDYEADELVPIILG